A segment of the Brienomyrus brachyistius isolate T26 chromosome 13, BBRACH_0.4, whole genome shotgun sequence genome:
TCAGTCTGAAAAACAACCCAGACTGAGTGGTCTTATAAAACACTCCGGAAGCACAAAACAATTAGAGGTGACACCATTTACTGCAGATACGGGGGAATTGAGCAGAAGCAGAAAGACTGTTTTTTCCGTTTTTCGCTAATGAAATCCCTTGCAGTTGCATAGCTAATACAATAGGCTGACGAATGTAGCACGATGGGTTCCTCTCCTCTGATACATTGATCCTACACTATAAGCTACCATTATTGCGGGCACACAGTCACTGCTCTGCCCTGTGCCAAGTCCTGGGGTCTACAAAGCTTGTATTACTCAATCCACACCTTTTACCCATGATGCACCTGGGTCTCTTTGCATTGACAAAGGAATGCAGGGAACCTGCTTTTATCACCTTTGGCTTTTTTAAGAGCCTCATAAAATTGGGAGCATCACTTTTAGAAAGTGCTCTAAACTGACGAGTGGGGTTCTAACGCAATTTAATTAATCATACGCGTGTAGTAGGTAGTGATGCcattaaggacataaaactccCACTTCCATTCCCGGGAAAGGCCGTTGCACCTTTGAGGAAGGTACTTCACTCAAAATTCTTCCAGCTATAAAAACTTGCTTTGGATGAATTCTCCAACTGAGTGACTAAAGGTAAAACGGCCGAAACCCAAATACCCTCACAGGAACCATGAGGAGAAAATGGAAAGCCGTCCAGCACAATCGATGCGGTGAGGCATGTCGGGGGCAGTCCCAGCCAAATCAGCTTACGGCCACCTGCGGCTGTCATCCCATGTCCCAGATATACCATCCACATTCCCCATTTTCTTCAAAGGATGATGTAATGCATTGGCTTGCTAACCTGTGGTGAAAAACGCATAGTGCCCCAAAAGAACAGGAGTCATTAATGGACTAAATAGATAATTTTGGACATGGCTTTTGGGCTAATTGCTGCTCCTGCTAAGAGACAAAATGAGTGCAAAACTATAGCAAAAGCGGTCCGGTGGCTAAATCCCTAACCTGGGGTGTTAAATCCTGCCTTTGTTCTATGTGCATGAAGTGTGCCCCTCCCTTCATGTTACACTGGCTTCCTTacacaatccaaagacatgcaatgCCATGACTGGCACCTCCAATGTGCTGTGTGCTTGTGTAtgcatgtgccctgtaatggtctGGCATCCCATCGAGGGTGTACCCCTACCTACCCCTCTAAGCTGCTTAGGTTAGTCTCCAGGCAACCGTCCAGGATAAGTGGCTAGAAGATGGATGTATGACAACATTACTTGCTATGTTTCACTTTCTGTGGTGTTTATTAACCCTGTTAATGACCTGTTTTGGCATTTACCTCATTAAAGACAGCCATATATCATATCACATATATGATACTGGAGATTAAGGACctgccgaccctgggatttgaaccgataACCATCTGACCACAAGCACAGTGCCCAAAACAACTAAGCCATACATGGACCCCTGCTGCAGGAGCGAAATAAACTATGTGTTTACAAACACATATGGATAAAACAACCACACAGATCCATGTGGACCTTTTTGTCAGAATCTCTGCTGCACCAAATGCATGCTATTTGACTGGAGCTTGGGGAAACATCTATCTGCCCATGTCCTGTGAGTTATGAGTCGATGTCAATCTGCATACCTGTTTCCTGGAAGAGGAGGAGCTTTTTGGGCGTCCCGGGCGACTGCTCTTCTTCCCGCCCTCCGCCGTGTCCTTGCAGGTCCCACGCACCGTGGTGCCGGTGGTGTCAGCATGGTGTGGCAGTGGACTGAGGAAGAGGATGCGGGCGATGAGCCCGTAGAGGGCGATGGCGAGCAGCAGGGGCAGCACGTAGAAGATGGCAAAGTCGATGAGGTAGATAGGCAGGTAGAGCTCGCGGGACACGCGGTAGCCACACTGCACATGCCTGTCCCGGTTCTCCTGGATGTCCACCAGGAAGAACCAGAGCATGCAGTAGATGCATGGGAATGCCCAGACCCCGGCGATGATCCGCTTCGCTCTGGACACGGTGCAAACCGTCTGCGCCTTCATCGGGTGGCAGATCGCGATGTACCTTTAACAAATAGGTGAAATGGGATTTTGAGCTAATATTGCAAGAGTGAAGCAGCAAATGAGAGCATAAAATGAGGTCGGCTCAGCGggcagcactgctgcctcacacctccagagctGGGGATCCAGTCCCACCTCAGCTGTGTatatgagtttgcatgttttccccgtcTTATATGACTTTCCTCCCATATGTCCAAGATGCGAGGCCTCGATCATGAAGCCAGGTAGCTTGTCCAAATTAAGGTATCCCACTTTAAATGGATTTTATTTTCATCCACCTTCATTTATGATACCTTAAATTTGACGAGTTATCtgtctaaacaagaaatcctgctttgtgatacagCCCAATGTGCTTAGGCTGATCTCTATTACCCAAAATGAATATGCAGCAGCGGGATTTACCATCACCTAAACTACACATGTGCAAAAAGCCTACTACTGGCCACATGCAGCTACTGCAATTGTGGGGCTGGAGGACCCCAGGAACAACACACCCGCCCGGGTGGTGCACTGGCATCATGTGCTGCCTGCATGCCAACTTTGTGCACCGTGCAACCCTGTACTGTGCAGGATAAGTGGTgataagatggatagatggatggatggatggatggcagtcATGCAGACCTACACAACACCAGCAAGGTGACACATGAAACAGTGATGTAGGCCCGTACCGTAGATAACCCTGCTCAGCCTGGCCTGGAGATATTTTGTGTCCTTGGAAGATTTTCTAGGCATATTTGCATCACTGCCATGAAATCCTTAAGCTATTGACCCGTGTCTTCATAAGGTCATCTCCAGCTGTCCTCTCCAGGTCACTACCTGGTGTGGAGACCTCCAGAGACATGTAGAGGTGACCGGATGATCACTAATAATTTCTGTCTGTATTTAATTTGCTATTCAGTTTTCCTTAATCTGTTCCTTATTTTAGCACATTGTACATTTCGTTGTGTCTCGTTCTGTAATATGGTTTTAGTTCCTGATATGGGGGTATTTTAAGTTGACCCCTCTTTTGCTGTTGTTCCTCATCCAATCTTGTAGGTTTAGTCTCAacattggtagggaccaaacTAGCCccaaccccccaaccccccatgcACTTTTGGTACTCCCACAAAACTAGTAGGAAATATCTGCCTGAATACCCAAATCTATACCCAAATCTATGCCCTTGACCTTAtcgcaaacatgagatcagaaaCTCCAAAGGTGAGAGAGAGGCGAGCCACTCACCTCTCCACCGTGAAGGCAGTGATGGAGCAGGAAGACACGTTGATTCCCAGGTACTGGAAGTAGGTGATCCCCAGGCAACCAGCATGGCCGTAAATCCAGTATCCCACCAGGCTGTCGGAGATGTTGGGCAGGCCAGCGGCTACCAGCACGGTGAGGTCAGCTACAGCCAGACTCACCAGGTAGCAATTGGTGGGTGTGCGCATGTGCCGTGTGTTCACGACCACCAAGACCACCATTacattacccacaatgcccaCCCCACAGACCAGTAAGACCAGGAACACTGAGATGGTTTTGTATTCTATTGACTCTGTGACCGATTCCCCCACCAATGAAATGTTAGTTGGAGTGTCCATCTTCGAGCTTGAGTTCTCGCTCATGGTATCTGTGTGTCTCGATGTGTTTCTGTTTTTTCAGTTGCTCCTATATGCTTAAATGGCTCTTCTTCTCCTTGAAGGATGGCTCCTACTGCAGCTGTCTTCTCTTCATTGAACGGCACTTGAAATGCAGCAACTGCCTTCAAGTCTGAGCTCACGTTGACGTATACTTTACCTCAGAACCTCTCTTTCCCCCTCAGAACAGTTCACTGTTACACTTCTCCTGAGgacaaaaaaatataaacataaacACATTTTAGTAATTCCACCAGGTTGCATCTGCTGATTGACTAGCGCAGAAAAGCCTCTGTTCTCTCTGATTGGATAAATAGTGCTAGCACCAGAACTGTACCCAGCTCTGAGCCCGTTCATCCACGTGTCACTGGGTTCTCAAAAACTGGCATCAGCATTTATTGCTTCTTTTTCCATATTTTAATGAAACTCCTGTGTGTGAAAATCATATAttgcaaatgaaaacaaaaacaacaacaataataataataataataataatctcaaTCAAGTCTGACATTCCAGTTGACAGATTAgactattgtgtttttttttaacttgtaaaacttatttttattttaactcaTATTTAAACCTCAGCGCTGAGAACACGCAAAATGAATTATTCCTACTTAAAAATTGCATTATCTGCGGACTCACATCCGAGAGCCACATTTaataaatcattagttaatgaaacatttttAATCATCCATACTGCTTATTCAATGCAGGGTCCCAGGACTGGGGGcaccccagatgggatgccgg
Coding sequences within it:
- the trhr2 gene encoding thyrotropin releasing hormone receptor 2, with product MSENSSSKMDTPTNISLVGESVTESIEYKTISVFLVLLVCGVGIVGNVMVVLVVVNTRHMRTPTNCYLVSLAVADLTVLVAAGLPNISDSLVGYWIYGHAGCLGITYFQYLGINVSSCSITAFTVERYIAICHPMKAQTVCTVSRAKRIIAGVWAFPCIYCMLWFFLVDIQENRDRHVQCGYRVSRELYLPIYLIDFAIFYVLPLLLAIALYGLIARILFLSPLPHHADTTGTTVRGTCKDTAEGGKKSSRPGRPKSSSSSRKQVTKMLAVVVILFALLWMPYRTLVLVNSFVATPYLDAWFLLFCRICIYANSAINPVVYNLMSQKFRSAFRGLYRCQEQEAQRRTLSVVNSTVRDSADPTLVADVKDKKPCGAAKENGRKADMQDQEVPFKCKGDMGNDALTREVKATLQFTTVRKQEEIGQSVV